The segment CAATATAAGTGACCGATACAAACGGATTGTGCTGCAATCCGGCAGAGGGATTGCCGGCATCGTGTTCAAGACCGGCAAGCCGTTCCTGATCCCTTCGGTGAAGCTTATGGTGAAGCCCGACAGCCTGTTCAATTATCCCATCACCAAGATGGAGAATCTGAACAGCATCGGGGCGGTGCCGATGTGGAATGATGCCCGCGTGGCAGGCGTGCTTCTCGGCGGCTTCAGAGGGGACCGGCAGGTGACCGCTGAGATGCTGGGTGACCTGGAAGCGACGGCGCGGGGCGGCATTGGAGACTTGGACGGGAAGGAATTGTTGCTCAGTTGATGAACCCCGCTACGGATTTGCGCAGTGAGCTAATGACGAAGCTGTTCGAGAACAGCTCGGAGGCGATGTTCTTTTTTGACCGGCAAGGGAAAGCCCTGGCGATGAA is part of the Paenibacillus sp. FSL M7-0420 genome and harbors:
- a CDS encoding GAF domain-containing protein, with the protein product MMNKVDYQTRLDQIRKCLGYDFMSLAFAEPAEYDYAIRWKYASGNISDRYKRIVLQSGRGIAGIVFKTGKPFLIPSVKLMVKPDSLFNYPITKMENLNSIGAVPMWNDARVAGVLLGGFRGDRQVTAEMLGDLEATARGGIGDLDGKELLLS